A section of the Kribbella sp. HUAS MG21 genome encodes:
- a CDS encoding metalloregulator ArsR/SmtB family transcription factor: MIAGEVSGLAVAGCLFHGFSDASRLAIVQHLALGEHRVVDLIEHLGLAQSTVSKHLACLRDCGLVESRAEGRASVYRLTHPEATMELLSAAERLLGLTGDAVALCPNFGLDHETAGVAKGLEG, translated from the coding sequence ATGATTGCTGGTGAGGTGTCCGGGCTGGCGGTTGCCGGGTGTTTGTTCCATGGGTTCAGCGATGCGTCGCGGTTGGCGATCGTGCAACACCTGGCGTTGGGGGAGCACCGGGTGGTCGACCTGATCGAGCACCTCGGGCTGGCGCAGTCGACGGTGTCGAAGCATTTGGCGTGTTTGCGGGACTGCGGTCTGGTCGAGTCCCGGGCGGAGGGGCGGGCCTCGGTGTACAGGCTTACGCATCCTGAGGCCACGATGGAGCTGCTGTCCGCGGCCGAACGTCTGCTCGGCCTCACCGGGGACGCCGTCGCCCTCTGCCCGAACTTCGGCCTCGACCACGAGACAGCAGGCGTAGCGAAGGGCCTCGAAGGATGA
- a CDS encoding YbfB/YjiJ family MFS transporter: MKQRRQAGHGAALAGRGAAALAGGMGIGRFAYTPILPMMHTQAGLSPRLGAALATANYTGYLAGTLTALFAPRLLQSRWALRLSLLVLTATLALMPVSRSGTLWLGLRLVAGIASALVFVIAVSAVLSRVPGHQVGWTFSGVGAGIALSGIALAGGSWRTAWWIAAGLTIACTIPAWHLTGSPSPAGDRGPATRQFTALLTSYTLEGIGYIIAGTFLVAAINETAAGPVGNSAWIVAGLAAVPSTALWSRLGRRWPRPALLLVALVLQAAGTALPTIVPGTVAALISAALFGATFLGIANLALAIGAEQRFPHAVSVLTTGYSLGQIAGPLAVGPLLHNGYHQALLVSAGVVALAAVAVLPILRRRLTCSATS, from the coding sequence ATGAAGCAGCGGCGCCAGGCAGGCCACGGTGCGGCGCTGGCGGGTCGAGGGGCGGCGGCGCTGGCCGGTGGGATGGGGATCGGACGGTTCGCGTACACGCCGATCCTGCCGATGATGCACACCCAGGCCGGCCTGTCACCGCGCCTCGGTGCGGCGCTCGCGACCGCCAACTACACCGGCTACCTCGCCGGCACGTTGACGGCGCTCTTCGCACCCCGGCTGCTGCAGTCCCGCTGGGCGCTCCGGCTGTCGCTACTCGTCCTGACCGCGACCCTCGCATTGATGCCGGTCAGCCGGAGCGGCACGCTCTGGCTCGGTCTTCGCCTGGTGGCGGGGATCGCGAGCGCGCTGGTGTTCGTGATCGCGGTCAGCGCCGTACTCTCCCGGGTACCCGGTCACCAGGTCGGCTGGACATTCAGCGGGGTCGGCGCAGGCATCGCGCTCTCGGGGATCGCCTTGGCCGGCGGCAGTTGGCGTACGGCGTGGTGGATCGCGGCCGGCCTCACGATCGCCTGCACGATTCCGGCCTGGCACCTGACCGGATCGCCGTCTCCGGCAGGTGACCGCGGGCCCGCCACGCGCCAGTTCACCGCGCTGCTCACCAGCTACACGCTGGAAGGCATCGGCTACATCATCGCCGGCACGTTCCTCGTTGCCGCGATCAACGAAACCGCAGCGGGTCCGGTCGGTAACAGCGCCTGGATCGTCGCCGGCCTGGCCGCCGTACCGTCGACGGCGCTCTGGTCACGCCTCGGCCGCCGCTGGCCGCGGCCGGCACTGCTTCTGGTCGCGTTGGTCCTGCAGGCAGCCGGCACCGCGCTGCCGACGATCGTCCCCGGAACCGTCGCGGCGCTGATCTCCGCGGCGCTCTTCGGAGCAACGTTCCTGGGCATCGCCAACCTGGCGCTCGCAATCGGCGCCGAACAGCGTTTTCCGCACGCGGTTTCCGTCCTCACCACCGGCTACAGCCTCGGCCAGATCGCCGGGCCGCTGGCCGTCGGACCCCTGCTGCACAACGGCTATCACCAGGCGCTCCTGGTCAGCGCGGGCGTCGTCGCGCTGGCCGCGGTCGCCGTACTACCAATACTGCGAAGGAGACTCACATGCTCAGCAACGTCATGA
- a CDS encoding LysR family transcriptional regulator, with amino-acid sequence MELRQLRYFVAVAEELNFGRAAARLHIAGPSLSQQIKSLERDLGVRLFERDRRTVRLTAFGETLLPQTRALLEQADALRRTARGFAVTEPVRLGYVSWHPADLAERVSGVAQLLVDAWVMPSHTQAARVADGSIDLGICWVRSTDLAEQGLSGALLGVDRLFAVSVGGNAPVRARDTTVLVDADTEAWASWNIYALEFARATGATVERIDDHGITGPAFYEHVRRLGRPVVSSPKRDATPVPRGFVRRPVVDPMPLWTWALVSRRDEERPAVLAAIEALTRDVKVEFDPDAWLPADDPFRGA; translated from the coding sequence GTGGAGCTGCGCCAGTTGCGGTACTTCGTCGCGGTCGCCGAGGAACTGAACTTCGGCCGGGCCGCCGCCCGGCTGCACATCGCGGGACCGTCCCTGTCGCAGCAGATCAAGTCCCTCGAGCGGGACCTCGGAGTGCGGCTGTTCGAACGCGATCGCCGGACCGTCCGGTTGACCGCGTTCGGCGAGACCTTGCTGCCGCAGACCCGGGCGTTGCTCGAGCAGGCCGACGCGTTACGCCGCACCGCCCGGGGATTCGCGGTGACCGAACCGGTGCGGCTGGGGTACGTCAGCTGGCACCCGGCGGATCTGGCCGAGCGAGTGTCCGGGGTCGCGCAGTTGCTCGTCGACGCCTGGGTGATGCCGTCGCACACGCAGGCCGCGCGGGTCGCCGACGGCAGCATCGACCTGGGAATCTGCTGGGTCCGCTCGACCGACCTGGCGGAGCAGGGGCTGTCGGGCGCGTTGCTGGGCGTGGATCGGCTGTTCGCGGTCTCCGTCGGCGGCAACGCGCCGGTCCGGGCGCGGGACACGACGGTACTCGTCGACGCCGACACCGAAGCCTGGGCCTCGTGGAACATCTACGCGCTGGAGTTCGCGCGCGCGACCGGCGCGACCGTGGAGCGAATCGACGACCACGGCATCACCGGCCCCGCGTTCTACGAGCACGTGCGCCGCCTCGGTCGCCCGGTCGTCAGCTCGCCCAAACGCGACGCGACGCCTGTCCCGCGCGGCTTCGTCCGCCGCCCGGTCGTCGACCCGATGCCCTTGTGGACCTGGGCTCTCGTGTCCCGCCGCGACGAGGAGCGACCCGCCGTACTCGCGGCGATCGAGGCGCTGACGCGCGACGTGAAGGTGGAGTTCGATCCGGACGCCTGGCTTCCGGCGGACGACCCGTTCCGTGGAGCGTGA
- a CDS encoding VOC family protein, which translates to MGVKELRLVVTVDDYDEAVAFYRDVLGLPERASYSSEDGRVTILEVERATLELADPGQAEFIDAVEVGRRVAGKYRVALEVDDSAATTRTLADAGATVVAEPTRTPWDSLNARLETPGGIQLTLFTELDLK; encoded by the coding sequence ATGGGTGTCAAAGAGTTGCGGCTGGTTGTGACGGTGGACGACTACGACGAGGCGGTCGCGTTCTACCGCGATGTGCTCGGGTTGCCGGAGAGGGCGTCGTACTCGTCGGAGGACGGGCGGGTGACGATCCTGGAGGTGGAGCGGGCGACGTTGGAGCTCGCGGATCCGGGGCAGGCCGAGTTCATCGACGCGGTCGAGGTCGGGCGGCGGGTGGCCGGGAAGTACCGCGTGGCGCTGGAGGTCGACGACTCGGCCGCCACCACGCGGACTCTGGCCGACGCCGGGGCGACGGTGGTCGCGGAGCCGACGCGGACGCCGTGGGACTCGCTGAACGCTCGTCTCGAGACGCCGGGTGGGATCCAGCTCACGTTGTTCACGGAGCTTGACCTCAAGTGA
- a CDS encoding sugar-binding domain-containing protein, producing the protein MSQPRAEYPRPQFVRPEWLNLNGDWQFEIDRSDSGLERGLRERELAQRIVVPFAPESALSGIEDVDFLEAVWYRTTVTIPADWDGKDAVLHFQAVDHDATVWVNGEEVVRHRGGFTPFSANLRNVARPGEEATIVVRARDPHKGPQARGKQSQLYFNHACLYTRTTGIWQTVWLEAVPTVHLKRPRITPDVAGSAFHLEVPVSANKAGYKIKAILKDADGEVATAEVRADLDLAPRLTLQVPADRVRLWDTTDPHLYDVRLELIDAEGNIVDGADSYAGLRSVSINGKAILINGKNVFQRLVLDQGYWPESLMTAPSEEALVRDIELGLAAGFNGARLHQKVFEERFLYHADRLGYLVWGEFGDWGSGVGHTDTDNQQPTASYVAQWLEAVERDYSHPSIVGWCPLNETHQLLHDRITQLDDVTRAMFLATKAADTSRPVLDASGYSHRVPETDVWDSHNYEQDPAKFAEQMADLVNDKPYGNTGGPEGKPISLAYDGQPYFCSEFGGIWWNAEAAAAGKDGRSADSWGYGQRVADEEEFYTRFAGLVDALLDNELMFGYCYTQLTDVFQEENGIYNFDRSNKLDVPRIKAIQERQAAYEKD; encoded by the coding sequence ATGTCGCAGCCTCGTGCGGAGTATCCGCGCCCGCAGTTCGTTCGGCCCGAGTGGCTCAACCTGAACGGCGACTGGCAGTTCGAGATCGACCGGTCGGACTCCGGGCTGGAGCGCGGGCTCCGGGAGCGCGAGCTGGCGCAGCGGATCGTCGTACCGTTCGCGCCGGAGAGCGCGTTGTCCGGGATCGAGGACGTCGACTTCCTGGAGGCCGTCTGGTACCGCACCACGGTCACGATCCCCGCGGACTGGGACGGCAAGGACGCGGTCCTGCACTTCCAGGCCGTCGACCACGATGCCACCGTCTGGGTGAACGGCGAGGAGGTCGTCCGGCACCGCGGCGGCTTCACGCCCTTCAGCGCGAACCTCAGGAACGTCGCCCGCCCCGGCGAGGAGGCGACCATCGTCGTCCGCGCCCGCGACCCGCACAAGGGCCCGCAGGCCCGCGGCAAGCAGAGCCAGCTGTACTTCAACCACGCCTGCCTCTACACCCGCACGACCGGCATCTGGCAGACCGTCTGGCTCGAAGCGGTACCCACGGTGCACCTGAAGCGGCCGCGGATCACCCCGGACGTGGCCGGCTCGGCCTTCCACCTCGAAGTACCCGTCTCCGCGAACAAGGCCGGCTACAAGATCAAGGCGATCCTCAAGGACGCCGACGGTGAGGTCGCCACCGCGGAGGTCCGCGCCGACCTCGACCTGGCCCCGCGCCTCACGCTGCAGGTCCCGGCCGACCGCGTCCGCCTCTGGGACACCACCGATCCGCACCTGTACGACGTACGCCTCGAGCTGATCGATGCCGAGGGCAACATCGTCGACGGTGCGGACTCGTACGCCGGACTGCGGTCGGTGAGCATCAACGGCAAGGCGATCCTGATCAACGGGAAGAACGTTTTCCAGCGCCTCGTCCTGGACCAGGGGTACTGGCCGGAAAGCCTGATGACGGCGCCGTCCGAGGAGGCGCTGGTCCGCGACATCGAGCTCGGCCTGGCGGCCGGGTTCAACGGCGCGCGGCTGCACCAGAAGGTGTTCGAGGAGCGGTTCCTGTACCACGCGGACCGGCTCGGGTACCTGGTCTGGGGCGAGTTCGGCGACTGGGGCTCCGGCGTCGGCCACACCGACACGGACAACCAGCAGCCGACGGCGTCGTACGTCGCGCAGTGGCTGGAGGCGGTCGAACGCGACTACAGCCACCCGAGCATCGTCGGCTGGTGCCCGCTGAACGAGACGCACCAACTGCTGCACGACCGGATCACGCAGCTCGACGACGTGACCCGCGCGATGTTCCTGGCCACCAAGGCCGCGGACACCAGCCGTCCGGTGCTGGACGCCTCCGGCTACAGCCACCGGGTGCCGGAAACCGATGTCTGGGACTCGCACAACTACGAGCAGGACCCGGCCAAGTTCGCCGAGCAGATGGCGGATCTCGTCAACGACAAGCCGTACGGAAACACCGGCGGACCGGAGGGCAAGCCGATCTCGCTCGCGTACGACGGCCAGCCGTACTTCTGCTCCGAGTTCGGCGGCATCTGGTGGAACGCGGAGGCCGCGGCCGCGGGCAAGGACGGCCGCAGCGCGGACTCGTGGGGCTACGGACAGCGGGTCGCGGACGAGGAGGAGTTCTACACGCGCTTCGCCGGCCTCGTCGACGCGCTGCTCGACAACGAATTGATGTTCGGCTACTGCTACACGCAACTAACCGACGTTTTCCAGGAAGAGAACGGCATCTACAACTTCGACCGCAGCAACAAGCTCGACGTACCGCGGATCAAGGCGATCCAGGAACGCCAGGCCGCCTACGAGAAGGACTGA
- a CDS encoding GntR family transcriptional regulator, with the protein MNVRRLDRAGGGPLWKQLQSDLVRRLRSGEFDDAFPGELALVEEYAVSRHTVRQALGQLRTEGLIVAERGRQPRVATAPEIRQPMGALYSLFSSVEEAGLAQRSVVRTLDVRADGVIAARLDLEASIPLLYLERLRYAGDEPLALDRVWLPASLAEPLLDADFTHTSLYNELANRTGIVLDHGREDIRAVVPTPAERALLHCPADAAAFSINRQGSSQNRPVEWRHTLVRGDRFGLSAEFSAHTGYRLTPSPNTTALTQAW; encoded by the coding sequence GTGAACGTGCGCAGGCTCGACCGGGCCGGTGGAGGACCGTTGTGGAAGCAGCTGCAGTCGGATCTGGTCCGGCGGCTGCGGTCCGGCGAGTTCGACGACGCTTTCCCGGGAGAGCTCGCGCTGGTCGAGGAGTACGCGGTCAGCCGGCACACGGTCCGCCAGGCGCTCGGACAGCTGCGCACGGAAGGGCTGATCGTCGCCGAACGCGGCCGGCAGCCGCGGGTCGCGACCGCGCCGGAGATCCGGCAGCCGATGGGCGCGCTCTACAGCCTGTTCTCGTCCGTCGAGGAGGCGGGGCTCGCCCAGCGCAGCGTCGTACGGACCCTCGACGTGCGCGCCGACGGGGTCATCGCGGCCCGGCTCGACCTGGAGGCGTCGATCCCGCTGCTGTACCTCGAGCGCCTGCGCTATGCCGGTGACGAGCCGCTCGCGCTCGACCGCGTCTGGCTCCCGGCATCGCTCGCCGAGCCGCTGCTCGACGCCGACTTCACCCACACCAGCCTGTACAACGAGCTCGCCAACCGCACCGGCATCGTCCTCGACCACGGCCGCGAGGACATCCGCGCCGTCGTACCGACCCCGGCCGAGCGCGCCCTCCTGCACTGCCCGGCCGACGCGGCCGCGTTCTCCATCAACCGCCAGGGCAGCTCGCAGAACCGCCCAGTCGAATGGCGGCACACACTGGTCCGCGGCGACCGCTTCGGCCTGTCCGCGGAGTTCTCGGCACACACCGGCTATCGCCTCACGCCGTCACCAAACACCACGGCACTGACACAAGCTTGGTAG
- a CDS encoding arylamine N-acetyltransferase has product MWNIENLDLDAYLARIGHERVAPSADALRSLHRAHVLAIPFENLDVVLGTHPGIALDAIQAKLVGRQRGGYCYEHTLLFGAALEQLGYDVVRRVARVQPHKSGPRTHALLKVGVDGQEFLADVGFGAGQLYPTPLKDGAVVDQAGWDHRLTVVGDLWTLSKKTADGWEPQHASNDEPVRPIDYEVYHHYVSTHPNSPFTGRPVVMRVTDGMVRRLVGDTLVIEYADGRTTERALPRADLPDVLKSLDVHLNDEELDRLRLL; this is encoded by the coding sequence ATGTGGAACATCGAGAACCTCGACCTGGACGCCTATCTCGCCCGGATCGGGCACGAACGCGTCGCCCCGTCCGCTGACGCGTTGCGCAGCCTGCATCGCGCGCATGTGCTCGCGATTCCGTTCGAGAACCTCGACGTCGTCCTCGGTACGCATCCTGGGATCGCGCTGGACGCGATCCAGGCGAAGCTCGTCGGCCGGCAGCGGGGCGGGTACTGCTACGAGCACACGCTGCTGTTCGGGGCGGCGCTGGAGCAGCTCGGGTACGACGTCGTACGGCGGGTCGCTCGGGTACAGCCGCACAAGTCCGGGCCTCGGACGCATGCGTTGCTGAAGGTTGGGGTTGACGGGCAGGAGTTCCTGGCCGATGTGGGTTTTGGGGCCGGTCAGCTGTACCCGACGCCGCTGAAGGACGGGGCTGTCGTGGATCAGGCAGGCTGGGACCATCGCCTCACAGTCGTCGGCGATCTGTGGACTCTGTCCAAGAAGACCGCCGACGGCTGGGAGCCCCAGCACGCGTCAAACGACGAGCCGGTCCGACCGATCGACTACGAGGTCTACCACCACTACGTCTCCACCCACCCGAACTCGCCTTTCACCGGCCGCCCGGTCGTCATGCGCGTAACCGACGGGATGGTCCGCCGCCTGGTCGGCGACACCCTGGTTATCGAGTACGCCGACGGCCGCACGACGGAACGCGCCTTACCTCGCGCCGACCTACCCGACGTCCTCAAATCCCTAGACGTCCACCTGAACGACGAAGAACTAGACCGCCTACGCCTCCTGTAA
- a CDS encoding SgcJ/EcaC family oxidoreductase, with the protein MLSNVMNQWKAGIEDHDPERVAALFTKDAIFQGLHPYGVGRDAVAEYYAAQPLGLSPQYEILETRVLADDLVLGYLAVDFTFTDRPTLSVKLSVLIRRTDEGWLIAHYQVSRL; encoded by the coding sequence ATGCTCAGCAACGTCATGAACCAATGGAAAGCCGGAATCGAGGACCACGACCCGGAGCGCGTAGCGGCCCTCTTCACGAAGGACGCCATCTTCCAAGGACTGCATCCGTACGGCGTCGGGCGCGACGCGGTCGCCGAGTACTACGCAGCGCAACCGCTCGGGCTGTCACCGCAGTACGAGATCCTGGAAACCCGGGTACTGGCGGACGATCTCGTCCTCGGATACCTGGCCGTCGACTTCACCTTCACCGATCGGCCCACGCTCAGCGTCAAGCTCAGCGTGCTGATCCGGCGCACCGACGAGGGCTGGCTGATCGCGCACTACCAGGTCTCCCGGTTGTAG
- a CDS encoding putative sulfate exporter family transporter yields MAASRLRGLAIVLVITAAAVPLGRLVPLVGGPVFGILLGVIAGSVIPVLRSDAWRPGYDFASKTLLQLSIVVLGTGLSLQQVAQVGVSSLPVMLGTLALALGGAWLFGRLLGVRGDTQTLIGVGTAICGGSAIAAATAAIGAKRSSVAYALATIFTFNIVAVLTFPPLGHLLGMSPEAFGLWAGTAINDTSSVVAAGYAYSQAAGDQAIVVKLTRSLTLIPIVLTLAALKIRRENRAARALDAVGEGSYDGATASIRKPLPWRKLVPLFLIGFVAAAGLRSAGAVPESWLPGLSLTGSVLITAALAAIGLSLRPSELRDAGPRPLLLGAILWALVTVGSLGLQSFS; encoded by the coding sequence ATGGCGGCCTCGCGGCTGCGCGGACTGGCGATCGTCCTGGTCATCACCGCCGCGGCGGTCCCGCTCGGCCGCCTCGTACCGCTCGTCGGCGGACCCGTCTTCGGCATCCTGCTCGGCGTGATCGCCGGCAGCGTGATCCCGGTACTGCGCTCCGACGCCTGGCGCCCGGGCTACGACTTCGCGTCCAAGACCTTGCTGCAGCTGTCGATCGTCGTACTCGGCACCGGCCTGTCGCTCCAGCAGGTCGCCCAGGTCGGCGTCTCGTCGCTGCCGGTCATGCTCGGCACGCTTGCGCTCGCGCTCGGCGGCGCGTGGCTCTTCGGCCGGTTGCTCGGCGTCCGCGGTGACACCCAGACCCTGATCGGTGTCGGTACGGCGATCTGCGGCGGGTCCGCGATCGCGGCCGCGACCGCGGCGATCGGCGCCAAGCGGTCGTCGGTCGCTTACGCGCTCGCGACGATCTTCACGTTCAACATCGTCGCCGTCCTGACGTTTCCGCCGCTCGGGCACCTGCTGGGCATGAGCCCGGAGGCCTTCGGGCTGTGGGCGGGTACGGCGATCAACGACACGTCGTCGGTGGTCGCCGCCGGGTACGCGTACAGCCAGGCGGCCGGCGATCAGGCGATCGTCGTGAAGCTGACGCGGTCGCTGACGCTGATCCCGATCGTGCTGACCCTGGCCGCGCTGAAGATCCGCCGCGAGAACCGCGCGGCGCGCGCACTCGACGCCGTCGGCGAGGGTTCGTACGACGGCGCGACGGCATCGATCCGCAAACCGTTGCCATGGCGCAAGCTCGTCCCACTGTTCCTGATCGGGTTCGTCGCGGCCGCCGGCCTTCGTTCCGCGGGCGCCGTACCGGAGTCCTGGCTGCCCGGTCTGAGCCTCACCGGCAGCGTCCTGATCACCGCGGCGCTCGCCGCGATCGGCCTGTCGCTGCGGCCCAGCGAACTGCGTGACGCAGGGCCCAGGCCGCTCCTTCTCGGAGCGATTCTCTGGGCCCTGGTCACTGTCGGCAGTCTCGGACTTCAGTCCTTCTCGTAG
- a CDS encoding class I SAM-dependent methyltransferase yields the protein MLDQVVGASGRGDRARGSAAEYWSGLLTTPGHPLATQLPDEPLVDWYERGLLGELDGARVLDVGCGGARNTRWFAEHGATVDGVDLAAELLDQLRPSMPDAVTLTTLDVLRDPLPDRAYDVVYDSGCFHHIAPHRRITYLERILPLVRAGGRFGIVTFAAERMETPSDLDVVSNGDTYGGMTFSLDDLRTIFGALTPLDLRPVRADREHTFAADFLNAGLFTTP from the coding sequence GTGTTGGACCAGGTGGTGGGTGCGAGCGGGCGCGGGGACCGGGCTCGGGGGTCCGCGGCGGAGTATTGGAGCGGCTTGTTGACCACTCCTGGGCATCCGCTGGCGACGCAGTTGCCGGATGAGCCGTTGGTCGATTGGTATGAGCGCGGCCTGCTCGGAGAGCTCGACGGAGCGCGGGTGCTCGACGTCGGGTGCGGTGGGGCGCGGAACACGCGGTGGTTCGCGGAGCACGGCGCGACGGTGGACGGTGTCGATCTCGCGGCGGAGCTGCTCGACCAGCTCCGGCCGAGCATGCCGGACGCCGTGACGTTGACGACTCTCGACGTACTGCGGGATCCCCTGCCGGACCGCGCGTACGACGTGGTGTACGACTCCGGCTGCTTCCACCACATCGCGCCGCATCGCCGGATCACCTATCTCGAGCGGATCCTCCCGCTGGTGCGGGCCGGCGGCCGGTTCGGGATCGTCACGTTCGCGGCCGAGCGGATGGAGACGCCGAGCGACCTCGACGTGGTCAGCAACGGCGACACGTACGGCGGCATGACGTTCTCCCTCGACGACCTGCGCACGATCTTCGGCGCCCTCACGCCCCTCGACCTCCGCCCGGTCCGCGCGGACCGGGAGCACACGTTCGCCGCCGACTTCCTCAACGCCGGCCTCTTCACCACCCCCTGA
- a CDS encoding SDR family oxidoreductase, whose amino-acid sequence MNHHRKVAVITGASQGIGAGLVTAYRKLGYAVVANSRTIARSDDPEILAVPGDLAEPGVGKRVIEQGLDTFGRIDTLVNNAGVFVAKPFTEYSDEDYDQVVRLNLRGFFDTTRRAIAAMLENTDSDKGHVVNITTTFADRGFSAVPAALAALTKGGLNSVTKSLATEYADRNIRVNAVAPGVIRTPMHPEESHAFLAALHPVGRLGEIDEIVDAVTYLEGAKFVTGEILHVDGGQQAGH is encoded by the coding sequence ATGAACCACCACCGCAAAGTCGCCGTGATCACCGGAGCCTCGCAGGGCATCGGCGCCGGGCTCGTCACGGCGTACCGCAAGCTCGGGTACGCCGTCGTCGCGAACTCGCGGACGATCGCGCGTTCCGACGACCCGGAAATCCTGGCCGTCCCCGGCGACCTGGCCGAGCCCGGCGTCGGAAAACGTGTGATCGAACAGGGCCTGGACACCTTCGGCCGGATCGACACGCTGGTCAACAACGCGGGCGTGTTCGTCGCGAAGCCGTTCACGGAGTACAGCGACGAGGACTACGACCAGGTCGTCCGGCTCAACCTGCGCGGATTCTTCGACACGACCCGGCGGGCGATCGCCGCGATGCTGGAGAACACGGATTCCGACAAGGGCCACGTCGTCAACATCACGACCACCTTCGCGGATCGCGGTTTCAGCGCCGTGCCGGCGGCGCTCGCCGCATTGACCAAGGGCGGCCTGAACTCCGTCACCAAGTCGCTGGCCACCGAGTACGCCGACCGCAACATCCGCGTCAACGCGGTCGCGCCGGGCGTCATCCGGACACCGATGCATCCCGAGGAGTCACACGCTTTCCTGGCCGCGCTGCACCCGGTCGGGCGGCTCGGCGAGATCGACGAGATCGTCGACGCGGTCACCTACTTGGAAGGCGCGAAGTTCGTCACAGGCGAGATCCTGCACGTCGACGGCGGCCAGCAGGCAGGCCACTGA
- a CDS encoding methyltransferase domain-containing protein codes for MSGIILPCVTDHLVLSTIAGAADLLAEDLRAMASVRSVRQTSPHTVECVVDGPLDELAACPLYSTAAVRDLQRSLRSGVLSCLEPPVKFRVGDRDPVRRRAMIADFEQRCGWLNRPGEWDVNLERSADGWVVQYGPLAWPRRFGSLRRLPWSTNLIAAEVLVRLAKIRPHQTVLDPFCGTGTILLAARRREPTVRLLGADHDPHALALAGYNTKPWVPNVVRAEAGSLPVADGSVDRVVANLPFGKQVGSHRSNRGLYPGVLREIDRVLAPAGRVVLLTEDKRLLRRVVERQRGLKVVRERLLRYGGASPTAYVLTRLGRSAESR; via the coding sequence TTGTCCGGCATCATCCTGCCCTGCGTCACCGATCACCTCGTCCTGTCCACCATCGCCGGCGCCGCCGATCTCCTCGCCGAGGACCTGCGCGCCATGGCGTCCGTACGCTCGGTCCGTCAGACGTCGCCGCACACCGTGGAGTGCGTCGTCGACGGGCCGCTCGACGAACTTGCGGCCTGCCCGCTGTACTCGACGGCCGCGGTGCGAGATCTCCAGAGGTCGTTGCGTTCCGGCGTACTCAGTTGTCTCGAGCCGCCGGTGAAGTTCCGGGTGGGCGACCGCGATCCGGTACGGCGACGCGCGATGATCGCCGACTTCGAACAGCGCTGTGGTTGGCTGAACCGGCCGGGCGAGTGGGACGTCAACCTCGAGCGATCGGCCGACGGGTGGGTGGTGCAGTACGGCCCGCTGGCGTGGCCTCGGCGCTTCGGCTCGCTGAGACGGTTGCCCTGGTCAACCAATCTGATCGCCGCTGAAGTTCTGGTCCGGCTGGCCAAGATCCGCCCGCATCAGACCGTGTTGGACCCGTTCTGTGGCACCGGAACCATCCTCCTTGCCGCGCGCCGCCGCGAACCCACCGTCCGCCTGCTGGGCGCCGACCATGACCCGCACGCCCTGGCCCTTGCCGGCTACAACACCAAACCCTGGGTCCCCAATGTGGTTCGGGCGGAGGCGGGGTCGCTTCCGGTCGCGGACGGGAGTGTGGATCGGGTGGTCGCGAATCTTCCGTTCGGAAAGCAGGTGGGGAGTCACCGGAGCAACCGCGGGCTGTATCCCGGCGTACTGCGGGAGATCGACCGCGTGCTGGCGCCGGCTGGGCGCGTGGTGTTGCTGACCGAGGACAAGCGGCTGCTTCGGAGAGTGGTTGAGCGGCAGCGAGGGCTGAAGGTCGTCCGGGAGCGGTTGCTCAGATACGGCGGGGCGAGTCCGACGGCTTATGTGCTGACTCGCCTAGGCAGGAGCGCCGAGTCGCGATAA